The following coding sequences are from one Candidatus Hydrogenedens sp. window:
- a CDS encoding FAD-binding oxidoreductase produces MNLSERKWCGWGLKQSPDLLKDKRNSFWNWLRELSGFTELPHTLPVDINSISLNEPTLPSTLISELETKISQGKITSEPIERIIHARGKSYLDTLALRSGNLPDVPDIVIYPQTKEEVIEVIRWALFNNVAIIPFGGGTSVVGGVNPIKGQNHIGIATLDLREMNRLINIDTKSRIACAESGIEGPHLEELLQKEGFTLGHYPQSFEFSTLGGWVSARGAGHQSIRYGKAEDWFVGAEIISPPGPWKTEAFPASAAGPQIKDLIPGSEGTLGIMTDIEFRIHPLPQEKYYNAYIFPSFEAGIEASRQLMQTDIPLAMIRLSDAQETFFYTAMQMGGGDPSSLPKFCLMLIGLEGDSPCITAGRQIIESIFANHQAISLGEGIADQWFQQRFLLPYLRDEMLDYGLGVDTLETATRWNKLLDLHEAIHKAIQETIENDPDQKPQFPIVMAHISHAYLDGASLYFTFVFPRSLKDPSQQWHRIKNSASHVIRYHKATISHHHGIGTDHKQWLTGEKSALAYELLRQIKYQIDPKNILNPGKLF; encoded by the coding sequence ATGAACCTTTCGGAACGGAAATGGTGTGGATGGGGATTAAAACAATCTCCCGATTTGCTTAAAGACAAACGGAATTCTTTCTGGAATTGGTTACGCGAACTTTCAGGTTTTACTGAGTTGCCTCATACCCTACCTGTGGATATAAATTCCATTTCGTTAAACGAACCTACACTCCCATCTACACTCATATCCGAATTAGAAACAAAAATATCGCAAGGAAAAATAACATCTGAACCTATAGAACGAATTATTCACGCTCGTGGTAAAAGTTATTTAGATACTTTAGCCTTGCGTTCGGGCAACTTACCTGATGTTCCTGATATTGTGATTTATCCCCAAACGAAAGAAGAAGTTATTGAAGTTATCCGATGGGCTTTGTTCAACAATGTGGCTATTATCCCATTTGGTGGAGGCACAAGTGTTGTGGGTGGTGTTAATCCTATAAAAGGACAAAACCATATAGGAATTGCAACTCTCGATTTACGGGAGATGAACCGTCTCATAAACATTGATACAAAATCACGAATCGCCTGTGCAGAAAGTGGAATAGAAGGACCTCATTTAGAGGAACTTTTACAGAAAGAAGGCTTTACTTTAGGGCATTATCCTCAATCGTTTGAATTTTCAACATTAGGGGGGTGGGTATCCGCTCGTGGAGCAGGTCATCAATCCATCCGCTATGGTAAAGCAGAAGATTGGTTTGTAGGTGCTGAAATAATCAGTCCACCCGGACCGTGGAAAACGGAGGCATTCCCGGCTTCCGCAGCAGGACCTCAAATCAAAGACCTTATTCCCGGTTCCGAAGGTACTCTGGGTATCATGACCGATATAGAATTTCGTATCCATCCATTACCTCAAGAAAAATATTACAATGCATACATATTTCCGTCATTTGAAGCGGGCATTGAAGCCAGCAGACAATTGATGCAAACAGATATTCCCCTTGCTATGATACGATTATCCGATGCACAGGAGACATTTTTTTATACAGCGATGCAAATGGGTGGCGGAGACCCATCATCTCTACCTAAATTCTGTCTCATGCTTATTGGACTGGAAGGAGATTCACCTTGTATTACTGCAGGGAGACAGATTATAGAAAGCATATTTGCAAATCATCAGGCAATTTCCCTCGGTGAAGGTATTGCTGACCAATGGTTTCAACAACGCTTCCTTCTTCCCTATCTCCGTGATGAAATGTTAGATTATGGACTGGGTGTAGATACTTTAGAAACTGCAACGCGATGGAATAAGTTGCTTGACCTGCACGAAGCCATACATAAAGCCATTCAAGAAACTATTGAAAACGACCCGGACCAAAAACCTCAATTCCCTATCGTCATGGCACATATAAGTCATGCCTACCTGGATGGAGCAAGCCTTTATTTCACATTCGTATTTCCTCGTTCTCTAAAAGACCCTTCACAACAATGGCATCGAATTAAGAATTCCGCTTCCCATGTTATCCGCTACCATAAAGCTACCATCTCCCATCATCATGGTATTGGCACAGACCATAAACAATGGCTAACTGGGGAAAAATCCGCACTCGCTTATGAACTCCTCCGCCAAATCAAATATCAAATTGACCCCAAAAACATTCTCAATCCCGGAAAGTTGTTTTAA
- a CDS encoding aminodeoxychorismate/anthranilate synthase component II, with the protein MILFIDNYDSFTYNLVQYLGEMHPEMKVYRNDTITIPEIEQINPDYIVISPGPCTPREAGISVEVIKQLGHKYPILGVCLGHQSIGYAFGGDIVRAERIMHGKISEIYHTNAPLFKGIPSPFEATRYHSLLIKRDTCPKVLKIIAETKEGEIMAVAHQELPIWGVQFHPESILTEYGKILLQNFLLLGKQYKKGMVV; encoded by the coding sequence ATGATTCTTTTTATTGATAATTATGACTCTTTTACATACAATTTGGTGCAATATTTAGGCGAAATGCACCCGGAAATGAAGGTATATCGGAATGATACCATTACCATCCCGGAGATAGAACAAATCAATCCTGATTACATTGTTATTTCACCCGGACCCTGCACACCTCGCGAAGCAGGTATCTCTGTGGAGGTTATCAAACAATTAGGACATAAATACCCTATTTTAGGGGTCTGCCTTGGACACCAAAGTATTGGCTACGCTTTTGGGGGTGATATTGTCCGTGCAGAACGCATTATGCATGGAAAAATTAGTGAAATCTACCACACCAATGCCCCTTTATTCAAAGGTATTCCCTCTCCTTTTGAAGCAACTCGTTACCATTCTCTTCTCATTAAACGCGATACATGCCCGAAAGTCTTAAAAATTATTGCCGAAACGAAAGAGGGAGAAATCATGGCAGTAGCCCATCAGGAATTGCCTATATGGGGTGTTCAATTTCATCCAGAAAGTATCCTTACAGAATATGGTAAAATCCTATTGCAAAATTTTCTACTATTAGGAAAACAGTATAAAAAAGGAATGGTTGTATGA
- a CDS encoding HD domain-containing protein has product MKINSKKYKNLLEYYSDEYSFLVPHCRQVAKLAIQLFKQTKSLHSLKKKEKKYLLYASLLHDIGYEVESISHNKYSCQFIMNNPYLQWSKKTKKIVACIARYHRGSFPQQTHKLFGKLSPKKQNVVTILSSLLRIADGLDYTHQNSVKSLKVKIEKDTVTIEVIPAKDIVPKVDIDRAKKKSHLFASVFQLEEVIFCLKN; this is encoded by the coding sequence ATGAAAATAAATAGCAAAAAATATAAAAATCTTCTTGAATATTATTCTGATGAATACAGTTTTTTAGTTCCTCATTGTAGACAGGTCGCAAAACTTGCTATTCAGTTATTTAAACAAACAAAATCATTGCATTCCCTAAAGAAGAAAGAAAAGAAATATCTTCTATATGCGTCCCTACTGCATGATATTGGATACGAAGTAGAAAGTATTTCTCACAATAAATATTCCTGTCAATTTATTATGAATAATCCATATTTGCAATGGAGCAAAAAAACGAAGAAAATAGTTGCATGTATTGCCCGATACCATCGAGGTTCTTTCCCGCAACAGACACATAAATTGTTTGGTAAGTTAAGTCCTAAAAAACAGAATGTCGTAACTATTTTATCCTCGTTACTTCGTATTGCCGATGGATTGGATTATACACATCAAAATTCGGTGAAGTCGTTAAAAGTGAAGATAGAAAAAGATACAGTAACTATTGAAGTAATTCCTGCGAAAGATATAGTCCCCAAAGTAGATATAGATAGGGCTAAAAAGAAATCTCACCTATTTGCCTCTGTTTTCCAGTTAGAAGAGGTAATCTTTTGTTTGAAAAATTAA
- a CDS encoding dockerin type I repeat-containing protein: MFLFDKKIFYFLITCGLGLAVCLSSQTFCNYGTGDLNLDGKIDILDLNLLQHSLLQKNSLASIGDQNGDNKVDVIDLQILFNRLEKKWQGKRTGAPIAFFQGHTQSTSSLCKNNIFKPYSGYVKETEYKASRLSPIPEDRGRRLQTEPYFLTGFLCHAPPIC; this comes from the coding sequence ATGTTTTTATTCGATAAAAAAATATTTTATTTTTTAATAACCTGTGGATTGGGGTTAGCAGTTTGTCTATCAAGTCAAACTTTTTGTAATTATGGAACAGGTGATTTAAACCTTGACGGTAAAATTGACATTTTGGACCTAAATTTACTTCAGCATTCATTACTTCAGAAAAATTCCCTTGCTTCTATAGGCGACCAGAACGGAGATAATAAAGTTGATGTTATAGACTTACAAATTTTATTTAATCGTTTAGAGAAGAAATGGCAGGGAAAAAGGACAGGGGCTCCTATTGCTTTCTTTCAAGGTCATACTCAATCAACATCCAGTCTTTGCAAAAATAACATTTTCAAACCTTATTCGGGTTATGTCAAAGAAACAGAGTATAAAGCCAGTCGTTTATCACCTATCCCAGAGGATAGAGGTCGCAGACTTCAAACAGAACCTTACTTTTTAACAGGCTTTCTCTGTCATGCCCCGCCTATTTGCTAA